The DNA segment AGGAGATTTCTGCGATTACAACAGAATTTGACAATTACCTTGAAGGCTTAAAAGCAGGGGCTGTTGAGAAAATTGAAGATCCTACCGAATATGAAGTAATGGATAAAGCAGATTATTTCAATAACCTATTCTTTGTTGGTGATAAATTGAAACCAGAAGGACAAGAGTTTGTTGATAAAATGAATAACTACCGTACTTCAATGATTGAAGTGCTTTCTGATACAGCCGTAGCTAAAAAAGTTGCAGGTGTTGAAGAGTTAAAAGAGAACATCAATGAAAACTTTAGTACCAACGAAGTGAAAAGAGAAGGTGGTACCCAAGATTGGTTGAATTATCACTACGAAGGATTTCCATTAATTGCTTCACTCACTAAGATGACATCTATTCAGAATGATGTGAAGACAAACCAAAGTGAAATACTTCAGAAAATGCTATCTGGACAACAAGCTGCTGCACTTTCATATAGTAACTATACTACTATTATGGATGTTTCAAAATCTGCTTATTATTCGGGTGAAGAATTTGACGGAGGTATTATGTTAGGGCGTACAGATGCTAATACAAAACCTAGTCGAGTAGAACTAACACTTGATGGAAGCCCTTTAAGTGAAAACCAATATTCACTGGAAGGTGGGAAAGTAAATTTAAAAATTAATGCTGGAAGCCCAGGAGATCACAAAATTGAAGGTTTTCTGTATTATGGTGAAGGTGGTGAAGAAATTGAAGTTCCTGTAAAAACAGGTTTTTCAACTATCTCAAAACCTAATTCAGCAGTAATTTCAGCAGATAAAATGAACGTGGTGTACCGTGGTGTAGATAACCCAATGACGGTTTCTATCCCTGGTATTCCTGACAATAAAGTAAGTGCGTCTGCTTCAGGATTAAGTAGAGTTTCTGGAAGTAAATATGTAATGCGACCTACTACTGGATCATCGGTTACGATTACAGCTAGTGGAACTTTGCCTGATGGACAAAAAATTAGTACTCCTAAAGAGTTCCGTATTAAAGGAATTCCCGCTCCAATTGGAGCAGTAAGAGGAGAAACCGGAATTGTAAGAATGCAACGTCAAGGATTAGAGATAGCTAGTATAAGCGCTATTCTTGAAGATTTTGATTTCGATCTTAATCTACGTGTTACAGGTTTCAGTTTTAAAGTTTCTGGTCAGCCTACCGTAACGGTAAGTGGTCAAAAATTAGACGGACGTGCCAAAGCTGCGTTGCGTAGAGCAAAACGTGGAGAAGCAGTGCAAATTTATGACATTAACACCAGTATCTCAGGAAGCAGTGTTAAGTTAAAAAAGACAGCTCCTGTTTTTATTGAGTTGACAAATTAGAATATTAAAACAAAGACTATGAACAATAAAAATGTTATGACGGCGGTTTTTGGACTTTTAGTGTGCTTTGGTGCTTCGGCACAAGTAAACATACTAAATGCTGACACTCCGGATGATATAGGTAAGAAGACGGAGGCGCAAATTGCCTATGATAATGATGAGCCATTACCCTACGGTTATGTGGACGAGCGCGATGTATTATGGTCCAAAGCTGTATGGGAAATTATCGACCTTGACGAACGAGTAAATTTTCCATTATATTACCCTATAGACACCAATAACATTGGTTCAGATCGTAGGTCTTTGTACGATGTATTAGTTACCGCTATTAAGAATGGTGAAATAGAAGATGTATATGCTGATTCTTATTTCACTGAAAAAAGAACACTTGATGATTTAGGTGCTTCTTTGGTGTATAGCGATACTACAGATCTTGGTATTGAGCAATTTAATGCTGAAGGAGTAGTTGATGAACAATACATCCGTAAATTTACACTAGACGCTGGTGACTTAGAGGAATGGCGTATTCGTGGCCTTTGGTACATAGATAAGCGCCAAGGTGAATTAAAATACCGTATGTTAGGTATATGTCCAGTTGCAAACGAAGCGCGTTCTAAGGCATTTCCAGATGACAATATAGACAGTAAAGTTGAGTTGTTTTGGGTTTGGTTTCCTGGTGCAAGGGAAGCATTGCATAATGCCAAGGCTTTTAACCGTAAAAACACATCACAACCAATCTCGTACGATCACTTATTAAATTCAAGGCGTTTTGAAGGTTTGATTTATAAAGAAGATAATGTGCAAGGAGATCGTGGTGTGCGTGATTATATAAACGATAATGCTTTAATGCAATTACTGGAGTCTGATAGAATTGAAGAGAAAGTCCGTAATATGGAAATTGATCTTTGGAACTATTAAAATACAGTCTATAAATATTAGTTATATAAAAAACCCTCCAATTTGGAGGGTTTTTACTTATCTGTTTTTATATAGATTTAAGCTGTTATTTGACAGTCTTCACAATCTTTTACTTTACCGTAATACGTTTCTCGGTATTTGTGTATGGTTTTAAAAGGAATATTTAAAAACCTTTTCTTTACGTACACCACTTTAGCAGTGAACATACCCATCTTTTCGGTAAATCGTTTTTCACTTTTTGTTTTTCGTTTCACTGAAACTAATTTCATCACTTTGTTTTAAAGTTAGTGTACAAAGAAACAAAGACTTAGCGGTTTATGCAAAAATACTTCGTTAAACCTTGGTTAATCCTTGTATATAATGCCTTCTTTCATAACAAATACAGTGTTTTCCATTGTTTTTATGCTTTTGGTTGGATCTTCATTTACAGCTATAATATCTGCTATATAACCTGATTGTAATTGTCCTATGTTATTTTCTTGGCCCAATAACTTTGCATTGGTAAGGGTTGCAGACTGCAATGCTTTCATGGCAGGCATTCCTGCCTCGACCATATAACCAAACTCTTTTCCGTTTTCTCCATGAGGAAAAACCCCAGCATCGGTACCAAAGGCAATATAAACTCCTTTTTTATGTGCTCTACCAAACATATCTTGAATTTGAGATCCAATTTCTAAAGCTTTTGGAACAATAATAGCCGGGTAATAGCCTTCTACTTTTGCTTTTTCTGCTACATATTTACCTGCAGATATTGTAGATACTAAATAGGCATCATTCTGTTTCATCAATTCCATGGTTTCACTGCTCATTAAGGTTCCATGTTCGATGGTTTTCACTCCGGCCCGAATGGCACGTTGCATTCCTTCATCACCATGTGCGTGAGCCGCCACTTGCATGTCATAATCTTTTGCAGTGGTTACAATGGCTTTAATCTCCTCTTCAGTAAACTGAGGGTTTTTGCTGTTTTTGGCAACACTTAAAACTCCCCCAGTAGCTGTAATTTTTATCCAATCAGCTCCATTTTTATAGCGTTGACGCACTGCTTTTTTAGCATCTTCAACACTGTTAACAACACCTTCTTTAGGGCCTGGGTTACCCATTAAATTTCGCTTACGACCATTTGTTGGGTCGGCGTGACCACCGGTTGTAGCCAATGATTTTTCTGCTGTAAATATTCTTGGTCCTACAGTTTTACCATTGTTTATGGCATTACGGAGGGCTACATTTACACCGCTACCTCCTAGATCGCGTACGGTTGTAAACCCGGCCATCAATGTTTTGTTTGCATACCCTGCTGCATTGAATGCTACATCAGCTTCGTTTAAAATAAAAGGTTTTAAGTAGTTGTTTGGGCTAGTTTCGCCCTCTAGATGAACGTGCATATCGATTAAACCGGGTAATACCGTCTTATTTTTTAAATCGATAATTTTATCGTTTTTGTTTTTAGAGCTTATAAAACCATTTTTTATGGCTTCAATTTTGCTGCCTGAAATGATGATGGTCTTGTCATTTAGCACCTCTCCATTTTTAACATCAACTAATTTTCCACAGTGCAAATACGTTTTTTGCGCAAGGCTTCCGAAAGAAATAAAAAGAATTGCAAGTACTACGTAGAAGTTTTTCATAAGGTGTATTTTTTATATATCTATTTAAAACGGTATTTATGTCACTTTTTTGCTGCGGACTTTTTGTTCCCATTTCCATGCTGAAGCCAAAGCATTTTCCAGTGATTTTTCGACTTTCCAGCCCAATACCTCATTAGCTTTTTTAGTATCGGCATAAATAGCTGTAACATCTCCTGGGCGTCTATCTACTACTTTATAGTTAAGCTTTTCTCCTGATACCTTTTCAAAAGTTTTTATTACTTTAAAAACAGAACTTCCTTCTCCAGTTCCAATATTAAAAACTTCAAAATCGCTAGTGTTTTTTTCTGAAAGTAATCGTTGCATAGCAATTAGATGCGCTTTTGCTAAATCGACCACATGGATATAGTCCCTTATACAGCTTCCATCAGAAGTATCGTAATCATCTCCAAAAACAGATAATTGTTCTCTTATTCCAGCTGCAGTTTGGGTAATGAATGGCACTAAGTTTTGAGGTACCCCAATTGGTAGTTCGCCTATTTCAACACTTTCGTGAGCACCTATAGGATTAAAATAGCGTAAGGCAATTGATTTCATTTCAGAAATATAACACGTATCAAACAAAATTTCTTCACTTATTTGTTTAGTATTTCCGTAGGGAGACATTGCTTTTTTTATTGAAGCCGTTTCAGTAATTGGTAACGAATCGGGTTCACCATAAACGGTGCAAGAAGAGCTGAAAATAATGTTATTGATACTGTGAGCTTTACACTCCTGTAATAAATAAACAAGAGTGTTCAAATTGTTTTCATAATATAATAACGGGTTTTCCACGCTTTCGCCCACAGCTTTGCTAGCAGCAAAATGGATAACGCCATCTAAATCGTTATGCGTTTTAAAAAAATCAATTACATCGGCTTTATTTCGAAGGTCCAATCGTTCAAAAATAGGTGCTTGACCTGTAATAGTGGTTATGCCGCCTAAAACATCTAAAGAGGAATTTGCTAAGTTGTCTATAACTACCACTTTAAATCCAGCCTGCTGCAATTCAACAACGGTATGAGAACCTATGTAGCCTAAGCCGCCTGTAACAAGTATTTTTTTCATGAGGTTGCTACAAAATTGATAATCGTTTTAGTGATGAATTCTATTTGTTCGTCATCTAGCTCAGTATGCATCGGTAAAGAAATAACTTCTTTTATTAATTGATTGGTAACAGGAAAATCTGCTTCGTTATAGCGCTCGTCCTTATAGGCTTTTTGAAGATGAAGCGGAATAGGGTAATACACCCCACACGGAATTCCATTTTCATTTAAGTGATTCACTAGAGCATCTCTATCTGTGTTTAAAATGCGAAGCGTGTATTGATGGAAAACGTGACAATCGCATACATCGCAAACAGAGTTTTCAGCTTCGCAATATCCGGTAGGTATAACTATATTTTGAATGCCTTTTAAGGCTTTTGAGTATTTTCTGGCCGCATTTCGTCGTGCTGCATTATAGGTGTCAAGTTTGGGTAGTTTAGCTCTTAAGATAGCAGCTTGTATAGAATCTAAGCGCGAATTAACTCCAACTACATCGTGATGATAGCGAACATACATACCGTGATTTACAATCCCACGAATAGTATGAGCTAAGTCATCATCATTGGTAAAAATAGCACCGCCATCACCATAACATCCTAGATTTTTAGAAGGGAAAAAAGATGTAGAACCTACGTGCCCAATCGCTCCCGTTTTTGTTTTTGTTCCGTCTTTTGAAGTATACGTACCTCCTATAGCTTGAGCATTATCTTCAATTACATACAGGTTGTTATCTTCGGCAAGCTCCATAATTTCGTCCATATTGGCCGCAAGACCAAATAGATGAACCGGAACAATGGCCTTAGTTTTTGGGGTAATAGCTTTTTTTATGGCTTCGACATCAATATTAAAATTAACAGGATCTACATCTACCAAAACAGGAGTTAACCCTAATAAAGCGATAACCTCTACTGTGGCCGCAAAGGTGAAATCGGCAGTGATCACTTCGTCGCCGGGCTGTAAGCCAAGTCCCATCATTGCAATTTGAAGGGCATCGGTGCCATTAGCACAAGGAATTACGTGCTTTACATTTAGATATTCCTCTAGTTCTTCCTGAAATTGATGAACCTCTGGACCATTAATAAAAGCAGTAGATTCAATTACATCTAAAACAGATTGGTTTACTTGTTCTTTAATTTCTTGGTATTGGACTTTAAGATCGACCATTTGTATTTTTCGCATGCTATTTTTTGAAAAGAGATTGTTTTATCAAAATTACGAAAATTGCATTCGGGTTGCAATGTTATTATTCATTCAATTGGTTTTGAATGTTCTTCTGAAATATGAACCCTATTGACTTTTCATAAAAATGAAACCATTTCATAAAGAAAACCCAACAGTAAAATTGTATTTTTACCTTCAGAAATAAAACCTATGACGAAGAAGAAACCACTTATTTTAGTTACCAACGACGATGGTATTACCGCCCCAGGAATACGAGCACTTATTGAAGTAATGAACACTTTGGGTGATGTATGCGTAGTTGCCCCAGATTCACCGCAAAGTGGAATGGGTCACGCCATTACCATTAATGACACCTTGTATTGCGATTCAGTTAAGGTACGAGAAGATGAGCCTCAAAAAGAATATAGCAGCAGCGGTACGCCAGTAGATTGTGTAAAACTAGCGGTCAATGAAATTTTAAAACGCAAGCCCGATTTGTGTGTTAGTGGTGTAAACCACGGAAGTAATTCTTCGATAAACGTTATTTACAGTGGAACGATGAGTGCCGCGGTTGAAGCAGGTACGTTAGGAATTCCATCGGTAGGCTTTTCATTATTGGATTATTCTCTGGAAGCCGATTTTGAACCCACTAAAAAGTTTATAAAAAAAATAGCCAAGCAAGCTTTAAAAAACGGCATGCCAAAAGGAGTGGTTTTAAATGTAAACTTTCCGAAATTATCAAAAGATAAAATAAAAGGTATAAAAGTATGCCGTCAGGCCAATGCACATTGGGAAGAACAGTTTGATAAACGTGTAAATCCGCTAGGGCGCGAGTATTATTGGCTTACAGGTGAATTTGTAAATGAAGATAAAGGCGAAGATACCGATGAATGGGCATTGGCAAACGGCTATGTTTCGGTAGTTCCTGTACAATTTGACCTTACGGCACACCATGCTATTAAAGATTTAAACACATGGAAACTGTCATGAACAAAATGACCAAAGAAATATTAATAGGCTTTCTCATTGGTGTTATAGCTAATCTTGCGGGAAGCTATTTATACATTTACTTTTTTTCAAAAGAAACTTTAGAAAAAACCATCCAATATTCTATTGAACAAGATGTGTTGGGTAATATTATTGCTTTAGGGGCTATTTTAAACTTATGTGCCTTCTTTATCTTTTTGAAGAAAAACAAAGTATATCGAGCAAGGGGAGTGGTTTTAGCTACTGTTTTAGCAGCTTTGGCTATTTTAG comes from the Marixanthomonas ophiurae genome and includes:
- the porM gene encoding type IX secretion system motor protein PorM/GldM, producing MASGKLGPRQKMINLMYLIFIAMLALNMSKEVLSAFGLLNEKIESANVDTSQRNQAFMDGLATKASDEPAQYAAVEEKAKEISAITTEFDNYLEGLKAGAVEKIEDPTEYEVMDKADYFNNLFFVGDKLKPEGQEFVDKMNNYRTSMIEVLSDTAVAKKVAGVEELKENINENFSTNEVKREGGTQDWLNYHYEGFPLIASLTKMTSIQNDVKTNQSEILQKMLSGQQAAALSYSNYTTIMDVSKSAYYSGEEFDGGIMLGRTDANTKPSRVELTLDGSPLSENQYSLEGGKVNLKINAGSPGDHKIEGFLYYGEGGEEIEVPVKTGFSTISKPNSAVISADKMNVVYRGVDNPMTVSIPGIPDNKVSASASGLSRVSGSKYVMRPTTGSSVTITASGTLPDGQKISTPKEFRIKGIPAPIGAVRGETGIVRMQRQGLEIASISAILEDFDFDLNLRVTGFSFKVSGQPTVTVSGQKLDGRAKAALRRAKRGEAVQIYDINTSISGSSVKLKKTAPVFIELTN
- the porN gene encoding type IX secretion system ring subunit PorN/GldN encodes the protein MNNKNVMTAVFGLLVCFGASAQVNILNADTPDDIGKKTEAQIAYDNDEPLPYGYVDERDVLWSKAVWEIIDLDERVNFPLYYPIDTNNIGSDRRSLYDVLVTAIKNGEIEDVYADSYFTEKRTLDDLGASLVYSDTTDLGIEQFNAEGVVDEQYIRKFTLDAGDLEEWRIRGLWYIDKRQGELKYRMLGICPVANEARSKAFPDDNIDSKVELFWVWFPGAREALHNAKAFNRKNTSQPISYDHLLNSRRFEGLIYKEDNVQGDRGVRDYINDNALMQLLESDRIEEKVRNMEIDLWNY
- a CDS encoding metal-dependent hydrolase family protein, with translation MKNFYVVLAILFISFGSLAQKTYLHCGKLVDVKNGEVLNDKTIIISGSKIEAIKNGFISSKNKNDKIIDLKNKTVLPGLIDMHVHLEGETSPNNYLKPFILNEADVAFNAAGYANKTLMAGFTTVRDLGGSGVNVALRNAINNGKTVGPRIFTAEKSLATTGGHADPTNGRKRNLMGNPGPKEGVVNSVEDAKKAVRQRYKNGADWIKITATGGVLSVAKNSKNPQFTEEEIKAIVTTAKDYDMQVAAHAHGDEGMQRAIRAGVKTIEHGTLMSSETMELMKQNDAYLVSTISAGKYVAEKAKVEGYYPAIIVPKALEIGSQIQDMFGRAHKKGVYIAFGTDAGVFPHGENGKEFGYMVEAGMPAMKALQSATLTNAKLLGQENNIGQLQSGYIADIIAVNEDPTKSIKTMENTVFVMKEGIIYKD
- the galE gene encoding UDP-glucose 4-epimerase GalE; amino-acid sequence: MKKILVTGGLGYIGSHTVVELQQAGFKVVVIDNLANSSLDVLGGITTITGQAPIFERLDLRNKADVIDFFKTHNDLDGVIHFAASKAVGESVENPLLYYENNLNTLVYLLQECKAHSINNIIFSSSCTVYGEPDSLPITETASIKKAMSPYGNTKQISEEILFDTCYISEMKSIALRYFNPIGAHESVEIGELPIGVPQNLVPFITQTAAGIREQLSVFGDDYDTSDGSCIRDYIHVVDLAKAHLIAMQRLLSEKNTSDFEVFNIGTGEGSSVFKVIKTFEKVSGEKLNYKVVDRRPGDVTAIYADTKKANEVLGWKVEKSLENALASAWKWEQKVRSKKVT
- a CDS encoding DegT/DnrJ/EryC1/StrS family aminotransferase, which codes for MRKIQMVDLKVQYQEIKEQVNQSVLDVIESTAFINGPEVHQFQEELEEYLNVKHVIPCANGTDALQIAMMGLGLQPGDEVITADFTFAATVEVIALLGLTPVLVDVDPVNFNIDVEAIKKAITPKTKAIVPVHLFGLAANMDEIMELAEDNNLYVIEDNAQAIGGTYTSKDGTKTKTGAIGHVGSTSFFPSKNLGCYGDGGAIFTNDDDLAHTIRGIVNHGMYVRYHHDVVGVNSRLDSIQAAILRAKLPKLDTYNAARRNAARKYSKALKGIQNIVIPTGYCEAENSVCDVCDCHVFHQYTLRILNTDRDALVNHLNENGIPCGVYYPIPLHLQKAYKDERYNEADFPVTNQLIKEVISLPMHTELDDEQIEFITKTIINFVATS
- the surE gene encoding 5'/3'-nucleotidase SurE → MTKKKPLILVTNDDGITAPGIRALIEVMNTLGDVCVVAPDSPQSGMGHAITINDTLYCDSVKVREDEPQKEYSSSGTPVDCVKLAVNEILKRKPDLCVSGVNHGSNSSINVIYSGTMSAAVEAGTLGIPSVGFSLLDYSLEADFEPTKKFIKKIAKQALKNGMPKGVVLNVNFPKLSKDKIKGIKVCRQANAHWEEQFDKRVNPLGREYYWLTGEFVNEDKGEDTDEWALANGYVSVVPVQFDLTAHHAIKDLNTWKLS